A genome region from Penaeus vannamei isolate JL-2024 chromosome 20, ASM4276789v1, whole genome shotgun sequence includes the following:
- the LOC113817290 gene encoding uncharacterized protein — MNEIIELCHHTKISKRGRACEIVSPYISLFLYSLSPTPSPFPTPSPPPPSFSSSSFFSSSSTLLLLLHLPPPPSSTLLLLLLLLLLLLHPPPPPPSPPPPPPPPPPPPPPPPPPPPPPSSSSLLPPPSPPPLPPSPPLPPPSSSSSTLLLFHPPPPPSSPPQSSSSSSSPSSSSSSSIFFLSLLFLLLLLHLIIIPLPPPPSYYYSSSSSSSSSIFFPSSIFSSSFPSPSSSISSSSFPTFSSSFPSSSSFSSSFFPSSSSLSLSLSLSLSLSLSLSLSLSLSLSLSLSLPLPPSLSLLLPIPPSLLHFPSRPPPSAFLPFLKRAVIESD, encoded by the exons ATGAATGAAATTATAGAATTGTG TCATCATACCAAGATCTCAAAGAGAGGTAGGGCTTGTGAAATAGTTTCcccttacatctctctctttctttactctctctctcccactccctctccctttcccactccctctcctcccccaccctctttttcctcttcctccttcttctcctcctcctccaccctcctcctcctcctccaccttcctcctcctccatcctccaccctcctcctcctcctcctcctcctcctcctcctcctccaccctcctcctcctcctccttctcctcctcctcctcctcctcctcctcctcctcctcctcctcctcctcctcctcctcctcctccaccctcctcctcctccctcctccctcctccttctcctcctcctcttcctccttctcctcctcttcctccaccctcctcctcttcctccaccctcctcctcttccaccctcctcctcctccatcttctcctcctcaatcttcttcatcttcttcctctccctcctcttcctcgtcctcctccatcttcttcctctccctccttttcctcctcctcctcctccatcttattattattcctcttcctcctcctccatcttattattattcctcttcctcctcctcctcctcctccatcttcttcccctcctccatcttctcctcctccttcccctccccctcttcttccatctcctcctcttccttccccactttctcctcttccttcccctcctcctcatccttctcctcctctttcttcccctcctcctcatctctctctctctctctctctctctctctttctctctctctctctctctctctctctctctctctctctctctctctctctctctctctccccctccctccctccctctccctactccttcctattcccccctccctcctccattttccctcccgtCCGCCCCCAtctgcctttcttcccttcctcaaaCGAGCTGTCATAGAATCAGATTAG